One Myotis daubentonii chromosome 3, mMyoDau2.1, whole genome shotgun sequence genomic window carries:
- the SLC37A1 gene encoding glucose-6-phosphate exchanger SLC37A1 isoform X2, whose protein sequence is MARLPAGIRFIISFSRDQWYRTFIFILTFLLYASFHLSRKPISIVKGELHKYCAAENEAEVRVNSQSQKASALPSPQLPDNETDCGWAPFDQDNYQQLLGALDYSFLCAYAIGMYLSGIIGERLPIRYYLTFGMLASGIFTALFGLGYFYNIHSFGFYVVTQVINGLVQTTGWPSVVTCLSNWFGKGRRGLIMGVWNSHTSVGNILGSLIAGYWVSTCWGLSFIVPGAIVAAMGIVCFLFLIEHPKDIACSSTLVAHPKSYGNGVHRFRLQKQALPDEKKLLDPETQCLLLSDGKYAVHQNHVITLPAEGGGSMAAISFTGALKIPGVVEFSLCLLFAKLVSYTFLFWLPLYITSVDHLDAKEAGELSTLFDVGGIFGGILAGVISDRLGKRASTCGLMLLLAAPTLYIFSTISKMGLEATIAMLLLCGALVSGPYALITTAVSADLGTHKSLKGNSHALATVTAIIDGTGSVGAALGPLLAGLISPSGWNNVFYMLMFADACALLFLIRLIHKELSCPGSATGDQVPFKEH, encoded by the exons GTATCGaaccttcattttcattttgacaTTTTTGCTGTATGCAAGTTTCCACTTATCTCGAAAACCTATCAGCATTGTTAAG GGTGAGCTCCACAAGTACTGCGCTGCCGAGAATGAGGCTGAAGTCAGAGTCAACAGCCAAAGCCAGAAAGCCagcgccctcccctctccccagctcccgGACAATGAGACGGACTGCGGCTGGGCCCCATTTG ATCAGGACAACTACCAGCAGCTGCTCGGGGCCCTGGACTACTCCTTCCTGTGCGCGTACGCCATCGGCATGTACCTGAG cGGCATAATAGGGGAGCGCCTGCCAATTAGGTATTACCTAACTTTCGGAATGCTGGCCAGTGGTATCTTTACTGCCCTGTTTGGGTTAGGATATTTCTACAATATCCACAGTTTTGGATTCTACGTGGTAACTCAG GTCATCAACGGGCTGGTGCAGACCACCGGCTGGCCCAGCGTCGTCACCTGCCTCAGCAACTGGTTTGGAAAAGGAAG GCGAGGTCTGATTATGGGGGTCTGGAACTCCCACACCTCAGTGGGCAACATCCTAGGGTCCTTGATTGCTGGCTACTGGGTGTCCACGTGCTGGGGCCTGTCCTTCATCGTGCCCGGGGCCATCGTGGCAGCCATGGGGATTGTGTGCTTCCTCTTCCTCATTGAGC ATCCGAAGGACATCGCCTGCTCGTCCACCCTGGTGGCG CATCCGAAAAGCTATGGGAATGGCGTGCACAGGTTCCGGCTGCAGAAGCAAGCCCTACCCGACGAGAAGAAGCTGCTG GACCCAGAGACGCAGTGCTTGCTGCTGTCGGACGGGAAGTATGCTGTCCATCAGAACCACGTGATCACCCTCCCAGCCGAGGGCGGGGGCAGCATGGCCGCCATCAGCTTCACCGGGGCCTTGAAAATCCCC GGTGTGGTCGAGTTCTCCCTGTGTCTGCTCTTCGCAAAGCTGGTCAGCTACACGTTCCTCTTCTGGCTCCCTCTGTACATCACAAGTGTCG ATCACCTGGACGCCAAGGAGGCGGGCGAGCTGTCCACCTTGTTTGACGTGGGCGGGATCTTCG GTGGGATCCTGGCAGGTGTCATCTCGGATCGGCTGGGGAAGAGGGCCTCCACCTGCGGGCTGATGCTGCTGCTCGCGGCCCCGACG CTCTACATCTTCTCCACCATCAGCAAAATGGGCCTGGAAGCCACCATCG CCATGCTGCTGCTCTGCGGGGCCCTGGTCAGCGGGCCGTACGCGCTGATCACCACCGCCGTCTCCGCAGACCTG GGGACTCACAAGAGTCTGAAAGGAAACTCCCACGCCCTCGCCACCGTGACCGCCATCATCGACGGAACCGGGTCTGTAG GAGCGGCCCTGGGGCCTCTGCTGGCCGGGCTCATCTCCCCGTCGGGGTGGAACAACGTGTTCTACATGCTGATGTTTGCAGATGCCTGTGCCTTACTG TTCCTGATCCGCCTCATACACAAGGAGCTGAGCTGCCCGGGGTCAGCGACGGGGGATCAAGTTCC GTTTAAGGAACACTGA
- the SLC37A1 gene encoding glucose-6-phosphate exchanger SLC37A1 isoform X1, which translates to MARLPAGIRFIISFSRDQWYRTFIFILTFLLYASFHLSRKPISIVKGELHKYCAAENEAEVRVNSQSQKASALPSPQLPDNETDCGWAPFDQDNYQQLLGALDYSFLCAYAIGMYLSGIIGERLPIRYYLTFGMLASGIFTALFGLGYFYNIHSFGFYVVTQVINGLVQTTGWPSVVTCLSNWFGKGRRGLIMGVWNSHTSVGNILGSLIAGYWVSTCWGLSFIVPGAIVAAMGIVCFLFLIEHPKDIACSSTLVAHPKSYGNGVHRFRLQKQALPDEKKLLDPETQCLLLSDGKYAVHQNHVITLPAEGGGSMAAISFTGALKIPGVVEFSLCLLFAKLVSYTFLFWLPLYITSVDHLDAKEAGELSTLFDVGGIFALSTTLCLAGGILAGVISDRLGKRASTCGLMLLLAAPTLYIFSTISKMGLEATIAMLLLCGALVSGPYALITTAVSADLGTHKSLKGNSHALATVTAIIDGTGSVGAALGPLLAGLISPSGWNNVFYMLMFADACALLFLIRLIHKELSCPGSATGDQVPFKEH; encoded by the exons GTATCGaaccttcattttcattttgacaTTTTTGCTGTATGCAAGTTTCCACTTATCTCGAAAACCTATCAGCATTGTTAAG GGTGAGCTCCACAAGTACTGCGCTGCCGAGAATGAGGCTGAAGTCAGAGTCAACAGCCAAAGCCAGAAAGCCagcgccctcccctctccccagctcccgGACAATGAGACGGACTGCGGCTGGGCCCCATTTG ATCAGGACAACTACCAGCAGCTGCTCGGGGCCCTGGACTACTCCTTCCTGTGCGCGTACGCCATCGGCATGTACCTGAG cGGCATAATAGGGGAGCGCCTGCCAATTAGGTATTACCTAACTTTCGGAATGCTGGCCAGTGGTATCTTTACTGCCCTGTTTGGGTTAGGATATTTCTACAATATCCACAGTTTTGGATTCTACGTGGTAACTCAG GTCATCAACGGGCTGGTGCAGACCACCGGCTGGCCCAGCGTCGTCACCTGCCTCAGCAACTGGTTTGGAAAAGGAAG GCGAGGTCTGATTATGGGGGTCTGGAACTCCCACACCTCAGTGGGCAACATCCTAGGGTCCTTGATTGCTGGCTACTGGGTGTCCACGTGCTGGGGCCTGTCCTTCATCGTGCCCGGGGCCATCGTGGCAGCCATGGGGATTGTGTGCTTCCTCTTCCTCATTGAGC ATCCGAAGGACATCGCCTGCTCGTCCACCCTGGTGGCG CATCCGAAAAGCTATGGGAATGGCGTGCACAGGTTCCGGCTGCAGAAGCAAGCCCTACCCGACGAGAAGAAGCTGCTG GACCCAGAGACGCAGTGCTTGCTGCTGTCGGACGGGAAGTATGCTGTCCATCAGAACCACGTGATCACCCTCCCAGCCGAGGGCGGGGGCAGCATGGCCGCCATCAGCTTCACCGGGGCCTTGAAAATCCCC GGTGTGGTCGAGTTCTCCCTGTGTCTGCTCTTCGCAAAGCTGGTCAGCTACACGTTCCTCTTCTGGCTCCCTCTGTACATCACAAGTGTCG ATCACCTGGACGCCAAGGAGGCGGGCGAGCTGTCCACCTTGTTTGACGTGGGCGGGATCTTCG CCCTCAGCACCACCCTCTGCCTGGCAGGTGGGATCCTGGCAGGTGTCATCTCGGATCGGCTGGGGAAGAGGGCCTCCACCTGCGGGCTGATGCTGCTGCTCGCGGCCCCGACG CTCTACATCTTCTCCACCATCAGCAAAATGGGCCTGGAAGCCACCATCG CCATGCTGCTGCTCTGCGGGGCCCTGGTCAGCGGGCCGTACGCGCTGATCACCACCGCCGTCTCCGCAGACCTG GGGACTCACAAGAGTCTGAAAGGAAACTCCCACGCCCTCGCCACCGTGACCGCCATCATCGACGGAACCGGGTCTGTAG GAGCGGCCCTGGGGCCTCTGCTGGCCGGGCTCATCTCCCCGTCGGGGTGGAACAACGTGTTCTACATGCTGATGTTTGCAGATGCCTGTGCCTTACTG TTCCTGATCCGCCTCATACACAAGGAGCTGAGCTGCCCGGGGTCAGCGACGGGGGATCAAGTTCC GTTTAAGGAACACTGA